The Pseudomonadota bacterium genome includes a window with the following:
- a CDS encoding DUF2497 domain-containing protein produces the protein MSKSGANAEPSMEEILASIRQIISDDEPEGEKDAAADAAAAEEPVAEPAEADEAISEADLDALFATPAEDDEAAAEDPDPAPSEPADTNQIDFDAIDIGGDEQAESADAVSTDGEAATASGDDAEDDDVLDLGIASVKLDEPFEPDADVDFADAAVADIEPVPAEPAEALLTEEPMEPLEPIRSEIEQSVRASATGLLSNENSQAVSSAFADLASTMLSTNARTLEDLVQDMLRPMLKSWLDENLPTMVEKLVREEIERVARRGPRP, from the coding sequence ATGTCGAAGTCTGGTGCTAACGCCGAACCATCTATGGAAGAGATTTTGGCGTCTATTCGCCAAATCATCTCTGACGATGAGCCGGAAGGTGAGAAAGACGCGGCGGCTGATGCTGCTGCGGCTGAAGAGCCAGTGGCAGAGCCTGCGGAAGCTGATGAGGCCATCTCCGAGGCCGACCTCGACGCTCTGTTTGCGACGCCAGCGGAAGATGATGAGGCAGCCGCTGAAGACCCCGATCCTGCTCCCTCAGAACCAGCAGACACCAATCAGATCGATTTTGACGCGATTGATATTGGTGGTGATGAACAGGCCGAGAGCGCTGACGCGGTATCGACGGATGGCGAGGCGGCGACCGCGTCCGGTGACGATGCTGAAGACGACGATGTTCTCGACCTGGGCATAGCGTCCGTCAAACTCGACGAGCCATTTGAACCGGATGCTGATGTTGATTTCGCAGACGCTGCGGTAGCTGACATCGAGCCGGTCCCGGCGGAACCTGCCGAGGCTTTGCTTACTGAAGAGCCGATGGAACCTCTCGAGCCTATTCGCTCGGAGATCGAACAATCCGTGCGCGCCAGTGCCACGGGGCTTCTGTCAAACGAGAACAGCCAAGCGGTGTCCTCGGCGTTCGCTGACCTCGCTTCGACCATGCTGTCGACCAACGCGCGAACGCTTGAAGATCTGGTTCAGGACATGTTGCGGCCAATGCTTAAAAGTTGGCTCGACGAAAACCTGCCTACGATGGTTG
- a CDS encoding TolC family outer membrane protein produces MTTFRNTFSMRSLLIAGAAWVLAIAPSSVSAETLAGALARAYQHNPELNAERASLRATDEDVPQALSGYRPTITFDASTGITVSRNRPNGRPNTTTTLYPSSLSLSVVQPLFRGFRTQNAVAQAEAGVRASRSSLINTEQNIFVSAAQAYMDVIADRQILVLRQQSLEFLNEQVRAAEARFQVGEGTRTDVAQANARRAFALAQVSVARANLTTSNAVYRQVIGTDPRNLRSPAPYSGIPSNLEGALAGALNTHPAILAGRANVDVAQSAVAIAEGELLPTLDLQGSGSRSWDQGAAGGPNDSFSATLQLSVPIYQGGRVTSRVRQSIETLGQRRLELVVTREQVRAAVLSSFAALQSARAQVEASESEVSAAQTALAGVLEERRVGQRTTLDVLDSQDDVISAQLTQVEARRDVVVASYSLASSLGQLTAESLGLQVARYDPTEHYDAVRDAWYGLRTPDGRGGPIFGSD; encoded by the coding sequence ATGACAACGTTCCGTAATACCTTCTCAATGAGATCTTTGCTCATTGCGGGTGCCGCTTGGGTGCTCGCAATCGCCCCGTCTTCCGTCTCCGCCGAAACCTTGGCTGGCGCCCTGGCGCGCGCTTACCAGCACAACCCAGAACTGAACGCGGAACGCGCGTCGCTACGTGCGACCGATGAGGATGTTCCGCAGGCATTGTCTGGCTACAGGCCGACGATCACCTTCGATGCGTCAACCGGGATCACGGTCAGCCGTAATCGCCCCAATGGTCGGCCGAACACGACGACCACCTTGTATCCCAGCAGCCTGAGTTTGTCGGTGGTGCAGCCACTGTTTCGCGGGTTCCGGACGCAAAACGCCGTGGCGCAAGCCGAAGCTGGCGTTCGGGCGAGCCGATCATCGCTGATCAACACAGAGCAGAACATTTTTGTGTCGGCCGCACAGGCTTACATGGACGTCATAGCCGATCGCCAGATTCTGGTGCTTCGGCAGCAGAGCCTCGAGTTCCTCAATGAACAGGTGCGAGCGGCTGAGGCGCGCTTTCAAGTCGGCGAGGGGACCCGAACCGATGTCGCGCAAGCCAATGCGCGCCGTGCCTTCGCACTAGCTCAGGTGAGCGTCGCGCGGGCAAATCTGACCACATCCAACGCCGTTTACCGTCAGGTGATCGGCACTGATCCGCGCAATCTGCGGAGCCCCGCACCTTATTCCGGGATACCGTCCAACCTTGAGGGCGCATTGGCTGGCGCGCTGAACACGCACCCCGCCATACTAGCGGGGCGGGCCAACGTTGACGTCGCCCAAAGCGCGGTAGCCATCGCCGAAGGTGAGTTGCTACCAACGCTCGACCTGCAGGGCTCCGGCTCACGGTCATGGGATCAGGGCGCCGCTGGCGGCCCTAACGACAGCTTCTCTGCGACGCTTCAGCTGTCGGTGCCGATTTACCAAGGCGGTCGCGTGACATCGCGGGTCCGTCAGTCGATCGAGACACTTGGGCAACGCCGGCTGGAGCTGGTTGTCACCCGAGAGCAGGTTCGCGCTGCCGTCTTGAGCTCGTTCGCCGCGCTTCAGTCGGCACGAGCGCAGGTTGAAGCGTCCGAGTCAGAGGTGTCTGCCGCCCAGACTGCTCTCGCTGGCGTCCTCGAAGAGCGCCGGGTTGGCCAAAGGACAACGCTTGATGTTCTGGATTCGCAAGATGACGTTATCTCGGCGCAGCTGACGCAGGTTGAAGCGCGCCGTGACGTAGTGGTGGCCTCTTACTCCCTGGCGTCGTCACTCGGTCAGCTGACGGCCGAGTCACTAGGCTTGCAGGTCGCGCGCTACGATCCGACCGAGCATTACGACGCTGTCCGCGATGCTTGGTACGGTCTGCGGACACCAGACGGTCGGGGCGGACCGATTTTTGGCAGCGACTAA
- a CDS encoding protein-L-isoaspartate O-methyltransferase: MVRHSLNTRAWIADMNMDQQRTKMVDNQLRPFDISHYDVLAAFLSVPREFFIPASKRVLAYSDAEIEIVDGDSVRRMIRPMHLARMIQAAELSDTSVVLDLGCLTGYSSAILSKIAGTVVALETTEAMVERATNALSDADVDTVAVLEGDLTAGYPSEGPFDAIFAAGAMEQVSEALVSQLREDGVLITALGYGGAGRAVKICRDGDGYTVIPLFNAAVPPLPGFERVPEFEF; this comes from the coding sequence ATGGTAAGGCACTCTCTCAACACCCGAGCATGGATCGCCGACATGAATATGGACCAGCAACGTACCAAGATGGTCGATAATCAGCTTCGACCGTTCGACATATCGCACTACGATGTTCTGGCCGCTTTTCTCAGCGTCCCGCGGGAGTTTTTCATTCCAGCCAGCAAGCGCGTGCTGGCCTACAGCGACGCCGAGATTGAGATCGTTGATGGCGATAGTGTCCGACGGATGATTCGGCCGATGCACCTGGCTCGCATGATCCAGGCCGCAGAACTGAGCGACACGAGCGTTGTTCTCGATCTGGGGTGCCTGACCGGCTACTCCAGTGCGATCCTGTCCAAGATCGCCGGAACGGTCGTTGCGTTGGAGACCACTGAAGCCATGGTGGAGCGTGCAACGAACGCACTCTCCGACGCGGATGTGGACACGGTCGCGGTTCTGGAGGGCGACCTGACGGCGGGCTATCCCTCTGAAGGCCCGTTTGACGCGATATTTGCGGCAGGCGCCATGGAACAGGTGTCCGAAGCTTTGGTCAGCCAGCTTCGTGAAGATGGCGTGCTGATAACGGCGCTCGGCTATGGCGGCGCTGGACGGGCGGTGAAGATCTGTCGCGATGGCGATGGCTACACGGTGATCCCCTTGTTCAACGCCGCTGTCCCGCCTTTGCCGGGCTTCGAGCGTGTCCCGGAATTCGAGTTCTGA
- a CDS encoding deoxyribodipyrimidine photo-lyase yields MTEKPAPTLVWFRNDLRIHDNPALARAAELGGPVCAVYALDERRERPHGDASQWWLHHALLALGKNLDKLGIPLVLRRGDAGQTVPVLAEEIGAGAVVWNRRYTKAGIEQDTEIKSHLKDAGLLAESHNGHLLYEPWTVKTGSGEPYKVFTPFSRAARALGSPERPKPAPTTIKGLESAPESDALDDWGLLPTKPDWSTGLAERWTPGTEGAQARLQTFIRESLAGYPDRRNSPGKEATTLLSPHLKFGEISSRELWHAAEVSNAPRSSVYKFHQELLWREFSYQLLFFNPDLSEENYADKFNRFPWAPTHKQPTKDHLRAWQKGQTGYPIVDAGMRELYATGWMHNRARMIVGSFLVKHLLIDWRHGEEWFWDTLVDADPANNAASWQWVAGSGADAAPYFRIFNPILQGEKFDAAGDYTRHWVPEVAQLPKKYLHKPWEAPDKVLSDAGIILGETYPRPIVDHAEARQRALDAFKSLS; encoded by the coding sequence ATGACCGAGAAGCCTGCCCCAACCCTCGTATGGTTCCGCAACGATCTGCGCATCCACGACAACCCCGCACTTGCGCGCGCCGCTGAATTAGGCGGACCGGTGTGCGCGGTCTATGCGCTCGACGAACGTCGCGAGCGCCCGCATGGAGATGCCAGCCAATGGTGGCTGCACCACGCATTGTTAGCCCTCGGCAAAAACCTCGATAAGCTTGGCATCCCACTGGTGCTGCGCCGCGGTGATGCGGGCCAGACCGTTCCCGTGCTCGCCGAAGAGATCGGGGCTGGTGCCGTCGTTTGGAACAGGCGTTACACCAAGGCCGGAATCGAACAGGACACCGAGATCAAATCGCACCTCAAGGATGCGGGGCTCTTAGCGGAGAGCCATAACGGTCATCTGCTCTATGAGCCGTGGACAGTGAAAACTGGCTCAGGCGAGCCCTACAAGGTGTTCACCCCATTCTCACGGGCAGCTCGGGCGCTTGGGTCACCAGAAAGGCCCAAACCCGCGCCAACGACGATCAAGGGGCTTGAAAGCGCACCCGAAAGCGATGCGCTGGATGATTGGGGCCTGCTGCCAACCAAACCCGATTGGTCTACAGGGCTAGCCGAACGCTGGACCCCGGGGACGGAGGGTGCACAAGCACGGCTTCAGACCTTTATCCGCGAGAGCCTCGCCGGTTACCCCGACCGACGCAACTCGCCTGGCAAGGAGGCCACAACCCTCCTGTCACCGCACCTGAAGTTCGGCGAAATATCATCGCGCGAGCTCTGGCACGCGGCTGAGGTCAGCAATGCGCCACGCAGCTCGGTGTACAAGTTCCACCAAGAGCTTCTTTGGCGGGAATTCTCCTACCAGCTTTTGTTCTTCAACCCGGATTTGAGCGAGGAAAACTACGCCGACAAGTTCAACCGCTTTCCGTGGGCACCAACACACAAGCAGCCAACCAAAGATCACTTGCGTGCATGGCAGAAAGGCCAAACTGGATACCCAATCGTTGATGCGGGGATGCGCGAGCTTTACGCGACGGGCTGGATGCACAATCGGGCTCGCATGATCGTCGGATCTTTCCTCGTAAAGCACCTTCTGATCGACTGGCGACATGGTGAGGAGTGGTTTTGGGATACGCTTGTCGACGCGGACCCGGCCAACAATGCAGCCAGTTGGCAATGGGTGGCCGGTTCGGGGGCAGACGCCGCCCCCTATTTTCGCATCTTCAATCCGATCCTTCAGGGCGAAAAGTTCGACGCCGCGGGGGATTACACCCGCCATTGGGTGCCTGAGGTAGCGCAGCTACCGAAAAAATATCTCCACAAACCGTGGGAAGCTCCGGACAAGGTGCTCTCCGATGCAGGCATCATCCTTGGCGAAACTTATCCGCGCCCTATTGTCGATCACGCGGAAGCGCGCCAGCGCGCGCTCGACGCGTTCAAATCACTTTCCTGA
- a CDS encoding FAD-dependent oxidoreductase, with product MARVAIIGSGIAGNAAAWALHSFTDHEVTLYEKRERAGGHSATVDIDYDGTPIAVDTGFIVYNGRNYPDLTALFDHLGVATEWSDMSLGISVGNGALEWSGDRPAALFAQKRNLVSPRFIGMLLSVLRFNKRALRDLESGRLAGLSLGEYLAKEGFSRAFIEDYLVPMGAAIWSTPDADVLHFPAQSFVRFFANHRLLEIRPPEWRTVTGGSRNYVAVLTEPLGDRVLLGRPVTRVERQGEHVVVTDQSGETTTFDYAIMASHSDQSLGMLADASDAEAGILSAVRYRPNHVFLHRDPALMPNRPAMWSAWNYMADARGADGRTGVSVSYWMNKLQNIDHTTPLFISLNPFTAPDPDKVFFETHYDHPQFDAAALAAQDRLPAVQGSGRVWFVGAWTGYGFHEDGLRSGLDAAEALGAIIPWRRSTALLPANDDDLPMLPQAAE from the coding sequence ATGGCACGTGTCGCAATTATCGGTTCCGGGATCGCCGGAAACGCCGCAGCGTGGGCGCTGCACAGTTTCACAGACCACGAGGTCACCCTCTACGAGAAGCGGGAGCGAGCTGGCGGTCATTCCGCAACGGTCGATATCGACTATGACGGGACGCCGATCGCAGTCGATACCGGCTTCATCGTTTACAATGGCCGTAACTATCCCGACCTGACGGCCTTGTTCGACCATCTGGGCGTTGCCACCGAATGGAGCGACATGAGCCTGGGTATCTCGGTGGGCAACGGTGCCCTCGAATGGTCTGGTGACCGGCCCGCCGCCTTGTTCGCCCAAAAGCGAAACCTCGTTTCGCCACGCTTCATAGGCATGCTCTTATCAGTCCTGCGCTTCAATAAACGCGCCCTGCGTGACCTTGAAAGCGGGCGTCTTGCCGGTCTTTCCTTGGGGGAGTACCTGGCAAAAGAAGGCTTCTCGCGCGCCTTCATTGAAGACTATCTGGTCCCCATGGGCGCTGCGATCTGGTCCACGCCGGATGCCGATGTGCTGCATTTTCCGGCGCAGAGCTTTGTGCGGTTCTTCGCCAACCATCGCCTGCTTGAAATTCGCCCACCCGAGTGGCGCACTGTGACTGGAGGCAGCCGCAACTACGTGGCCGTGCTGACCGAGCCGCTGGGCGATCGGGTGCTGCTCGGAAGGCCGGTCACACGTGTCGAACGGCAAGGCGAGCACGTCGTCGTCACAGATCAGAGCGGCGAAACAACAACGTTCGATTATGCGATAATGGCAAGCCACTCGGACCAGTCCCTTGGTATGCTGGCCGATGCAAGCGACGCCGAGGCGGGCATCTTGAGCGCTGTCCGCTACCGTCCAAATCATGTGTTTCTGCATCGAGACCCAGCGCTTATGCCCAATCGTCCTGCCATGTGGTCGGCTTGGAACTATATGGCGGACGCGCGAGGCGCGGATGGGCGCACCGGCGTTTCGGTGTCCTATTGGATGAACAAACTACAGAACATCGATCATACGACGCCGCTGTTCATCTCCCTTAATCCATTCACTGCTCCGGACCCGGACAAGGTTTTCTTCGAGACGCACTATGACCATCCGCAGTTCGACGCAGCTGCCCTTGCAGCTCAGGACCGCCTACCGGCCGTGCAGGGCAGTGGGCGGGTCTGGTTCGTTGGCGCATGGACGGGATACGGTTTCCATGAGGATGGTTTGCGGTCAGGCCTGGACGCGGCGGAAGCTCTAGGCGCAATCATCCCATGGCGCCGCTCGACCGCGCTGCTGCCGGCCAATGATGACGATCTGCCAATGTTGCCGCAGGCCGCCGAGTAG
- a CDS encoding DUF1365 domain-containing protein gives MLDAPNPQHGHVDLGEPTVAAAPGHAAPGHAAAEAMPHDWRRLRAPDAPLTIYAGMVMHQRMRPKAHRFSYGVYAVLMDLDQADALDRLSPLFSHNRWNAFSVHDRDHGPADGSPLRPWADALLAEGGLERPATRIVLLCYPRIFGAVFNPLSVYYAYDADDALVGVIYEVRNTFGERHSYVARVEDGQLRPSGLRQTRKKLFYVSPLMDMDMRYHFNLKPPGESITIRILEHDPEGPILAASFHGDAVPVTTRTLLKQAMRVPLQTAKVVGAIHYEALRLWLKGIRLRHRPPAPPRHSVRDGVVAATDHPEADSGDPCGVLEGRFGTRG, from the coding sequence ATGTTGGACGCGCCGAACCCGCAGCATGGTCACGTGGATCTCGGCGAGCCGACAGTGGCTGCCGCACCGGGCCATGCCGCCCCCGGTCATGCAGCAGCAGAGGCCATGCCCCACGACTGGCGAAGGCTGCGCGCGCCTGATGCACCGCTGACGATCTATGCCGGCATGGTCATGCACCAGCGCATGCGCCCGAAGGCCCATAGGTTCAGCTATGGCGTGTACGCCGTCTTGATGGACCTCGACCAAGCAGACGCACTGGACCGTCTCAGCCCACTGTTTTCCCACAACCGGTGGAATGCGTTCTCTGTCCATGATCGTGACCATGGCCCGGCAGATGGTTCACCTTTGCGGCCTTGGGCCGACGCACTGTTGGCCGAAGGGGGGCTGGAACGGCCAGCGACGCGGATCGTTCTGCTTTGCTACCCGCGCATCTTTGGCGCGGTGTTCAATCCGCTATCGGTCTACTACGCCTACGATGCCGACGATGCGCTCGTTGGCGTCATCTACGAGGTTCGCAACACCTTTGGCGAGCGACATAGCTATGTCGCGCGGGTCGAAGATGGGCAGTTGCGACCGTCCGGTTTGCGGCAAACCCGCAAGAAGCTGTTCTATGTCTCGCCGCTGATGGACATGGACATGCGGTACCATTTCAATCTCAAGCCGCCGGGCGAGAGCATTACCATCCGCATCCTTGAGCACGACCCTGAGGGGCCGATTTTGGCCGCAAGCTTTCACGGCGACGCGGTGCCGGTCACGACCCGCACGTTGCTCAAACAGGCGATGCGCGTGCCACTGCAGACAGCCAAGGTCGTAGGTGCAATCCACTACGAAGCATTGCGACTTTGGTTAAAGGGTATAAGGTTAAGGCATCGGCCGCCCGCCCCACCGCGTCACTCGGTACGCGATGGGGTCGTCGCGGCAACGGATCATCCCGAAGCGGATAGCGGTGATCCTTGCGGCGTTTTGGAAGGGCGGTTCGGCACAAGAGGCTGA
- a CDS encoding cyclopropane-fatty-acyl-phospholipid synthase family protein produces MSDLTIESALKDGRGRSFSLGEYTHLTKENFSDLTANLPRAVRRVLGFVIGLEHGTLAITLPGGERFRIEGRQDGPVADLEIRSYAFLAAVVRHGDIGVAESFFEGHWTSTDVTNFLELFCYNEQIIHERIDSNPIARTIMRIKHWLHRNTKRQAKRNISAHYDLGNGFYEAWLDPSMTYSSALFEDGANDLETAQRAKYAALADATGVQPGDHVLEIGCGWGGFAEYLAGSRGAYVTGLTISQQQFEYATARMQRHGLSDQVDIKLQDYRDERGLYDRIVSVEMFEAVGERYWPVYYQTLKQHLKPGGKAGLQIITIQDRFFEHYRKATDFIQQYIFPGGMLPTPTHLESLGADCGLQLTESRGFGRDYAKTLAMWRETFLSKWDEIAPMGFDERFKHMWLYYLHYCEAGFSAGNIDVRQVVYAHKP; encoded by the coding sequence ATGAGCGATCTAACCATCGAAAGTGCTTTGAAAGATGGACGGGGCAGGTCCTTTTCGCTGGGTGAATACACGCACCTGACGAAAGAGAATTTTTCTGACCTGACGGCGAACCTGCCGCGTGCGGTGCGCCGGGTTCTCGGCTTTGTTATCGGGCTGGAGCACGGTACACTTGCCATCACATTGCCCGGCGGCGAACGCTTTCGCATCGAAGGGCGGCAAGATGGGCCGGTTGCCGATCTCGAGATCCGTAGCTACGCCTTTTTGGCAGCGGTGGTGCGCCACGGGGATATCGGTGTTGCGGAGAGCTTTTTCGAAGGTCACTGGACCTCGACCGATGTGACCAACTTTCTAGAGCTGTTCTGTTACAATGAGCAGATCATCCACGAGCGCATCGACAGCAATCCAATTGCGCGGACGATCATGCGGATCAAGCATTGGCTGCATCGGAATACAAAGCGGCAGGCGAAGCGCAACATCTCGGCGCATTATGATCTCGGCAACGGCTTTTACGAAGCCTGGCTCGACCCCTCGATGACCTATTCATCGGCCCTGTTCGAAGACGGTGCGAACGATCTGGAGACAGCACAGCGCGCCAAGTACGCCGCACTTGCCGATGCAACCGGCGTACAGCCGGGTGATCATGTTCTGGAGATTGGGTGCGGTTGGGGCGGCTTTGCCGAATATCTCGCGGGCAGCCGTGGGGCCTACGTGACGGGTCTGACGATCAGCCAGCAGCAGTTTGAGTATGCGACCGCGCGCATGCAGCGGCATGGGCTATCGGATCAGGTCGACATCAAGTTGCAAGACTATCGTGACGAGCGCGGACTGTACGACCGGATCGTCTCTGTCGAAATGTTTGAAGCGGTGGGTGAGCGGTACTGGCCAGTTTACTATCAGACCTTGAAGCAGCACCTCAAACCAGGTGGCAAGGCTGGGCTGCAAATCATCACCATTCAAGACCGCTTTTTTGAGCATTATCGTAAGGCAACCGATTTCATCCAGCAGTACATTTTCCCTGGCGGCATGTTGCCGACGCCAACACACCTTGAAAGCCTGGGAGCCGATTGCGGACTGCAGCTGACGGAAAGCCGCGGTTTCGGTCGGGACTACGCTAAGACATTGGCGATGTGGCGCGAGACATTCCTGTCAAAGTGGGACGAGATCGCACCGATGGGCTTTGACGAACGCTTCAAGCATATGTGGCTGTATTACCTGCATTATTGCGAGGCAGGGTTCAGCGCCGGCAACATTGATGTGCGCCAGGTGGTCTACGCCCACAAGCCGTAG
- a CDS encoding SDR family NAD(P)-dependent oxidoreductase yields MAKLVWVTGASSGLGYALALEMARRGYRLALTARSEEKLAELKAEIESDTSGSEVYLAAGDVSDAPRMAAIVGEMEQHGGIDIAVLNAGIYIPVDGTAPPLDAIHKTFDVNLKGTANCVVPLIEVMKPRRRGQITMVASVTGYVGLPTSAAYGATKAGMINFAEGLRFDTDRLGITVQVVNPGFVDTPATADNPFEMPFLLQVDDAARRMADGIESKRFEITFPKRFTYQLKLLRLLPYDVSHWILSRTTGWKDKPLEGGKSSDG; encoded by the coding sequence ATGGCGAAATTGGTTTGGGTTACTGGGGCGAGTTCGGGCTTGGGATATGCGTTGGCGCTTGAAATGGCACGGCGCGGCTATCGCCTTGCACTTACGGCCCGCAGTGAAGAGAAGCTCGCCGAACTCAAAGCCGAAATCGAAAGCGATACCTCTGGCTCAGAAGTCTATCTCGCGGCTGGCGATGTCAGCGACGCGCCTCGGATGGCGGCCATTGTCGGTGAGATGGAGCAGCATGGCGGGATCGATATCGCTGTCCTCAACGCCGGTATATACATCCCGGTGGATGGCACCGCACCACCGCTTGATGCGATCCACAAAACCTTCGATGTGAACCTCAAGGGAACTGCGAACTGCGTCGTCCCGCTTATTGAGGTGATGAAGCCCAGAAGGCGTGGGCAGATCACCATGGTTGCATCGGTCACGGGCTATGTCGGGCTGCCAACGTCGGCCGCCTACGGAGCGACCAAGGCAGGGATGATCAATTTCGCTGAAGGTTTGCGGTTCGATACCGACCGGCTGGGCATCACCGTCCAGGTCGTGAACCCCGGCTTCGTCGATACGCCCGCGACGGCTGATAATCCTTTCGAGATGCCCTTCCTGCTGCAGGTCGACGACGCCGCCCGGCGCATGGCGGACGGGATCGAAAGCAAGCGCTTTGAGATTACGTTCCCCAAGCGCTTTACATATCAATTGAAGCTGCTGCGTCTTTTGCCCTACGACGTGTCCCATTGGATCCTGTCACGAACCACCGGTTGGAAGGACAAGCCGCTCGAGGGTGGCAAGAGCAGCGATGGATGA
- a CDS encoding ChrR family anti-sigma-E factor, whose protein sequence is MNVLATRQVDMVSGLLAEYAIGALSRPVSVAVEAHLELTGKSDRWIRTLDQVGDALRDDDIEYGRGLSSIEPVAFDDADAALSDIFASIDGAENGAASIEAHRSVSIEMFIGMSVADVPWKRVMPGIAEHRLPDVDGAEVSLLRIDGGKSVPVHTHHGSEITVVLQGGFSDGTGHYGVGDIAYADDAVNHRPVADEGEVCICFAVVDAPVELTGPFGRFVNGLRR, encoded by the coding sequence TTGAACGTTCTTGCCACTCGCCAAGTTGACATGGTTTCGGGACTGCTAGCCGAGTATGCGATCGGGGCCCTTTCGCGCCCTGTAAGCGTCGCCGTTGAAGCCCATCTCGAGTTGACCGGAAAAAGTGACCGCTGGATCCGCACACTCGATCAGGTTGGCGATGCCTTGCGTGACGACGATATCGAGTACGGGCGCGGCTTGTCATCGATTGAACCGGTTGCGTTTGATGACGCTGACGCTGCCCTTTCAGACATCTTCGCGTCCATCGATGGTGCCGAAAATGGCGCGGCCTCTATTGAGGCGCACCGCTCGGTGTCTATTGAGATGTTCATCGGCATGTCAGTGGCTGATGTTCCGTGGAAGCGGGTGATGCCAGGCATTGCAGAGCATCGTCTGCCGGACGTTGATGGTGCTGAGGTCAGCTTGCTGCGTATCGATGGGGGCAAATCGGTGCCGGTCCATACGCACCATGGTTCGGAAATCACCGTTGTCCTGCAAGGTGGTTTTTCGGACGGCACCGGTCACTATGGCGTTGGCGACATTGCCTATGCTGATGATGCGGTGAACCACCGTCCTGTAGCGGACGAAGGCGAAGTTTGCATCTGCTTCGCGGTGGTGGACGCGCCTGTCGAATTGACTGGGCCCTTTGGCCGGTTCGTCAACGGATTACGCCGTTAG
- a CDS encoding alanyl-tRNA editing protein, whose protein sequence is MDAAYLADPYLRTAETQVAGPHADGVLVARTIFYPQGGGQPGDRGTVELSDGTMIEVYTTRYGPERQTALLVCRQDDDALPPALTSLTTGTKIVGHIDWPQRYTYMRVHTALHLLSVVLPFPVTGGQIGDGEGRLDFNIDDASLDKTALSEQLQAVVDADHPVTQRWISDAELDANPGLVKTMSVQPPRGSGKVRLVQIGDIDLQPCGGTHVASTAEIRTVIVSKIENKGRQNRRVRIKLLDDDA, encoded by the coding sequence TTGGACGCTGCATATCTCGCCGATCCCTATCTTCGTACCGCCGAAACGCAGGTCGCGGGGCCTCATGCCGATGGGGTCCTGGTGGCGCGAACAATTTTCTACCCGCAAGGGGGTGGCCAGCCTGGCGATCGTGGCACTGTGGAATTGTCCGATGGCACCATGATCGAGGTGTACACCACCCGATATGGCCCGGAACGCCAAACCGCTCTGCTTGTCTGCCGCCAGGATGACGATGCGCTGCCACCGGCATTGACGTCCTTGACGACCGGCACGAAGATTGTCGGCCACATAGACTGGCCCCAACGTTACACATACATGCGTGTGCACACCGCACTGCACTTGCTGTCAGTCGTCCTTCCATTCCCCGTCACCGGAGGGCAGATCGGGGATGGCGAGGGTCGCCTCGACTTCAACATCGACGACGCTTCGCTCGATAAAACAGCGCTCAGCGAACAGCTTCAAGCTGTTGTCGATGCCGATCACCCGGTGACGCAGCGTTGGATCAGCGACGCTGAGCTCGATGCTAACCCTGGGCTTGTGAAGACAATGAGCGTTCAGCCGCCGCGCGGTTCGGGCAAGGTGCGACTTGTTCAGATCGGCGATATCGATTTGCAGCCTTGCGGCGGCACCCATGTGGCCTCGACCGCTGAAATCAGAACGGTCATCGTGAGCAAAATCGAAAACAAAGGTCGCCAGAACCGGCGTGTACGCATCAAGCTGCTTGATGACGACGCTTAG